Proteins encoded by one window of Myxococcus fulvus:
- a CDS encoding efflux RND transporter permease subunit, which yields MFTDFFIRRPIFASVLSILITLVGAITIPGLPIEQYPDLSLPEVQVTANYIGASAETVESAVTTVLERQLNGVQGMRYISSTSSNTGQSSITVTFEQDRDLDIAAVDVQNRVSTASPQLPAAVNALGITVNKAQTQLLMAFGLFDAQNRYDTGFLSNYADVYIRDAILRVKGVGDVRIFGERRFAMRLWLDPTELARRKLGASDVVAALSAQNVQVGAGQVGQEPAPPGQNYQFTLRVQGQLATAEQFGAIVVQRGQDGSLVRVRDVGRVELGAENYAQLLRFNGQEAVGLGIFQLPGSNALEVRDGVVQELQRLKRNFPPGMEYATAFDTTAAVEASIEEVLVTLGEAVLLVVLVIFIFLHGWRSVLVVATTLPVSLIGTFMFVSAFGFSLNTLTLFGLTLATGLVVDDAIVVIENVERTMEEGFSPREATERGMRQVAGAVVAIALVLSAVFVPVSFFPGTTGAIYRQFALTLAFSISLSALVALTLSPALCARLLRPHEGQKWLFFRKFDQGLDRFRDGYGRLLHKLIGPWKWPVIIVFALCLLGTAWVYRATPSGFIPDEDQGYLIVAVQGPEGTSLDYTRRVLLQTEDIIRKQPEVTGTFTVGGFSLLGTGANYGTLFINLRPWDERKKQEESVAGLVERLRGPLLGIGGARVLPFQPPAIRGVGSVGGFEFVLEDQQGGRSLSDLASTTEKLVGKANQASILRGVFSSFTANTPLLDIQVDREKALSLGVPLDALFATLQVYLGSQYVNDFTFASRVYRVYVQAAMPFRNEPKDIGALYVRSATGDMVPLESLVRIQPITSAQNIQHYNLYRAAEINGQAAPGASSGQALEAMEAAARDVLPEGYTFEWTGLSLEQKEAGGRVLLIFGLGIVFVFLVLSAQYESFALPFVILLGVPVAMLGALAFQNARGLQNDVFCQVGLVMLVGLASKNAILIVEFAEQLRHEGHSVVDSAIESARTRLRPILMTSFAFLMGVVPLVLASGAGAAARKSLGTTVFGGMLLSTFVNLIFIPVLYAVVESARSRLLKRHEHARPPGGGTPPPSEPPRPQPA from the coding sequence ATGTTCACCGACTTCTTCATCCGAAGGCCCATCTTCGCCAGCGTGCTGTCCATCCTCATCACGCTCGTCGGGGCCATCACCATCCCCGGCCTGCCGATTGAACAGTACCCGGACCTGTCGTTGCCCGAGGTCCAGGTGACGGCCAACTACATCGGCGCGTCCGCGGAGACGGTGGAGAGCGCCGTCACCACGGTGCTCGAGCGCCAGCTCAACGGCGTGCAGGGGATGCGCTACATCTCCTCCACCAGCAGCAACACCGGGCAGAGCAGCATCACCGTCACCTTCGAGCAGGACCGTGATTTGGACATCGCCGCGGTGGACGTGCAGAACCGCGTCTCCACCGCGTCGCCGCAATTGCCGGCGGCCGTCAACGCGCTGGGAATCACCGTCAACAAGGCGCAGACGCAGCTGCTCATGGCCTTCGGCCTGTTCGACGCGCAGAACCGCTACGACACCGGCTTCCTGAGCAACTACGCGGACGTGTACATCCGCGACGCGATTCTTCGCGTGAAGGGCGTGGGCGACGTGCGCATCTTCGGCGAGCGGCGCTTCGCCATGCGCCTGTGGCTGGACCCCACGGAGCTGGCGCGGCGCAAGCTGGGAGCCTCCGACGTCGTCGCCGCGCTGAGCGCGCAGAACGTGCAGGTGGGCGCCGGACAAGTGGGCCAGGAGCCCGCGCCGCCGGGACAGAACTACCAGTTCACCCTGCGCGTGCAGGGGCAGCTCGCCACCGCGGAGCAGTTCGGCGCCATCGTGGTGCAGCGGGGCCAGGACGGCTCGCTGGTGCGGGTGCGGGACGTGGGCCGCGTGGAGCTGGGCGCGGAGAACTACGCGCAGCTCTTGCGCTTCAACGGCCAGGAGGCCGTGGGCCTGGGCATCTTCCAGCTGCCGGGCTCCAACGCGCTGGAGGTGCGCGACGGCGTCGTCCAGGAGCTGCAGCGGCTCAAGCGCAACTTCCCGCCGGGCATGGAGTACGCGACGGCGTTCGACACCACCGCGGCGGTGGAGGCGTCGATTGAGGAGGTGCTCGTCACGCTGGGCGAGGCGGTGCTCCTGGTCGTGCTGGTCATCTTCATCTTCCTGCACGGCTGGAGGAGCGTGCTGGTGGTGGCCACCACGCTGCCGGTGTCGCTCATCGGCACGTTCATGTTCGTCAGCGCCTTCGGCTTCTCGCTCAACACGCTCACCCTGTTCGGCCTCACGCTGGCCACGGGCCTCGTGGTGGACGACGCCATCGTCGTCATCGAGAACGTGGAGCGCACCATGGAGGAGGGCTTCAGCCCGCGCGAGGCCACCGAGCGGGGCATGCGCCAGGTGGCCGGCGCCGTGGTGGCCATCGCCCTGGTGCTCTCCGCGGTGTTCGTCCCGGTGTCCTTCTTCCCCGGCACCACCGGCGCCATCTACCGCCAGTTCGCGCTCACCCTCGCCTTCTCCATCAGCCTCTCCGCGCTGGTGGCGCTCACGCTGTCGCCCGCGCTGTGCGCCCGGTTGCTGCGTCCGCACGAGGGCCAGAAGTGGCTGTTCTTCCGCAAGTTCGACCAGGGCCTGGACCGCTTCCGCGACGGCTACGGGCGGCTGCTCCACAAGCTCATCGGCCCGTGGAAGTGGCCGGTCATCATCGTCTTCGCCCTGTGCCTGCTGGGCACCGCGTGGGTGTACCGCGCCACGCCCTCGGGCTTCATCCCGGACGAGGACCAGGGCTACCTCATCGTCGCGGTGCAGGGCCCGGAGGGCACCTCGCTGGACTACACGCGGCGGGTGCTGCTGCAGACAGAAGACATCATCCGCAAGCAGCCGGAGGTGACGGGCACCTTCACCGTGGGCGGCTTCTCGCTGCTGGGCACCGGCGCCAACTACGGCACCCTCTTCATCAACCTGCGCCCGTGGGACGAGCGCAAGAAGCAGGAGGAGAGCGTGGCGGGGCTCGTGGAGCGGCTGCGCGGGCCGCTGCTCGGCATCGGCGGGGCGCGCGTGCTGCCCTTCCAGCCGCCGGCCATCCGCGGCGTGGGCAGCGTGGGCGGCTTCGAGTTCGTGCTCGAGGACCAGCAGGGTGGCCGCTCGTTGTCGGACCTGGCCAGCACCACGGAGAAGCTGGTGGGCAAGGCCAACCAGGCCTCCATCCTGCGCGGCGTGTTCTCCTCCTTCACCGCCAACACGCCGCTGCTCGACATCCAGGTGGACCGCGAGAAGGCGCTGTCCCTGGGCGTGCCGCTGGACGCGTTGTTCGCCACGTTGCAGGTGTACCTGGGCAGCCAGTACGTCAACGACTTCACCTTCGCCAGCCGCGTGTACCGGGTGTACGTGCAGGCGGCCATGCCCTTCCGCAACGAGCCCAAGGACATCGGCGCGCTGTACGTCCGTTCGGCCACAGGCGACATGGTGCCGCTCGAGTCCCTGGTGCGCATCCAACCCATCACCAGCGCGCAGAACATCCAGCACTACAACCTGTACCGCGCCGCCGAAATCAACGGCCAGGCGGCCCCGGGCGCCAGCAGCGGCCAGGCGCTGGAGGCCATGGAGGCCGCGGCGCGCGACGTGCTGCCAGAGGGCTACACCTTCGAGTGGACGGGCCTGTCCCTGGAGCAGAAGGAGGCGGGCGGGCGCGTGCTGCTCATCTTCGGGCTGGGCATCGTCTTCGTGTTCCTGGTGCTCTCCGCGCAGTACGAGAGCTTCGCTTTGCCCTTCGTCATCCTCTTGGGCGTGCCGGTGGCCATGCTGGGGGCGCTCGCGTTCCAGAACGCGCGCGGCCTGCAGAACGACGTGTTCTGCCAGGTGGGGCTCGTCATGCTCGTGGGCCTGGCGAGCAAGAACGCCATCCTCATCGTCGAGTTCGCCGAGCAGCTGCGCCACGAGGGCCACAGCGTGGTGGACTCCGCGATTGAGTCGGCGCGCACGCGCCTGCGGCCCATCCTGATGACGTCCTTCGCGTTCCTGATGGGCGTGGTGCCGCTGGTGCTCGCGTCGGGCGCGGGCGCGGCGGCGCGCAAGTCGCTGGGCACCACCGTGTTCGGCGGCATGTTGCTGTCCACGTTCGTCAACCTCATCTTCATCCCCGTGCTGTACGCGGTGGTGGAGTCCGCGCGCTCACGGCTGCTCAAGCGCCACGAGCACGCACGGCCTCCGGGCGGAGGCACACCGCCGCCTTCCGAGCCGCCCCGACCGCAACCGGCCTGA
- a CDS encoding patatin-like phospholipase family protein, producing the protein MPLDVQRRRLYALKRAPALRHTSNTVLLQLLDLAWDVAWAQDTVLCEEGQEAHGFFLLLEGELEAHRDGELLLTLGPGTPLGFEALMGGHYSVTARAATACKGLFFPRDAVWALVHARAGLRQDLKRLLAHAEPPRQPDPLPHVEVVTFSNEVTGAPLSRLIELVAKVITHDFKDRVLLVRTGEPGACEPAPVKGADGVLRVTVPAPQRGAPGRLGLERLRELSREGDLHYVFLDGCQVTEGAPLVDKHVALVPRHEPTREFRLAKGRVLPTVLIDPLRPPRSHALEGRPQDRPGAGTHVLQPCRLRLDVRRLEVLEVDDRPLADLRLGCAERDALSRWARAITHRRVGLALSGGGVWGFYHVHILRWLVEHRVPVDFVSSSSMGSLVGAYFCGTALDGHSGLSGLRRLEEQAMSRRLSLAAMAAVITTYSLEHLVAHDLGDVGLEELPIHFLPVATDLTRGECMALERGHVAQAVRASGSAPGMWAPTVVPPARYVDGAFTSMVPANVLVSAGADLVFSSNIFPFGVREPAWMPQSRAGRFLANLNPVSRALDLVASGVLLLHRSGDAESLMADVSYDIQSADTPLRTAMEFTKARDILERAATDEALAERLTELKAHWEEMRAHCGPNGRHRGGQQAA; encoded by the coding sequence ATGCCCCTCGACGTCCAGCGTCGTCGGCTGTATGCGCTCAAGCGCGCTCCCGCGCTGCGCCACACCAGCAACACCGTCCTCCTGCAGCTGCTCGACCTGGCCTGGGACGTCGCCTGGGCCCAGGACACGGTGCTGTGCGAGGAGGGCCAGGAGGCCCACGGCTTCTTCCTGCTGCTGGAGGGGGAGCTGGAGGCGCACCGCGACGGTGAGCTCCTGTTGACGCTCGGCCCCGGCACGCCGCTGGGGTTCGAGGCGTTGATGGGCGGCCACTACTCCGTCACCGCGCGCGCGGCCACCGCCTGCAAGGGCCTGTTCTTCCCCAGGGACGCGGTGTGGGCGCTCGTCCACGCGCGCGCGGGCCTGAGACAGGACCTCAAGCGCTTGTTGGCACATGCCGAGCCACCCCGGCAGCCGGACCCGCTGCCCCACGTGGAGGTCGTCACCTTCTCCAACGAGGTGACGGGCGCGCCGCTGTCGCGGCTCATCGAGTTGGTGGCCAAGGTCATCACCCACGACTTCAAGGACCGGGTGCTGCTCGTGCGCACCGGGGAGCCGGGCGCATGCGAGCCCGCCCCGGTGAAGGGCGCGGACGGCGTGCTGCGCGTCACGGTGCCCGCCCCCCAGCGCGGCGCCCCGGGACGGCTGGGCCTGGAGCGCCTGCGCGAGCTCTCCCGGGAGGGCGACCTGCACTACGTGTTCCTCGACGGGTGCCAGGTGACGGAGGGCGCCCCCCTGGTGGACAAGCACGTGGCCCTGGTGCCGCGCCACGAGCCCACGCGCGAGTTCCGCCTGGCGAAAGGCCGGGTGCTGCCCACCGTGCTCATCGACCCCCTGCGTCCGCCCCGGAGTCACGCGCTGGAGGGGCGACCCCAGGACAGGCCCGGCGCGGGCACGCATGTCTTGCAGCCGTGCCGGCTGAGGCTGGACGTGAGGCGACTGGAGGTGCTGGAGGTGGACGACCGTCCGCTCGCGGACCTGCGGCTGGGCTGCGCGGAGCGGGACGCGCTGTCGCGCTGGGCCCGAGCCATCACCCACCGGCGCGTGGGGCTGGCGCTCAGCGGCGGCGGCGTGTGGGGCTTCTACCACGTGCATATCTTGCGCTGGCTGGTGGAGCACCGCGTGCCGGTGGACTTCGTCAGCAGCTCGAGCATGGGCTCGTTGGTGGGAGCGTACTTCTGTGGCACGGCGCTGGATGGACACAGTGGCCTGTCGGGCCTGCGACGCCTGGAGGAGCAGGCCATGAGCCGTCGGCTGTCGCTGGCGGCGATGGCGGCCGTCATCACCACGTACTCGCTGGAGCACCTGGTGGCCCACGATTTGGGCGACGTGGGGCTGGAGGAGCTGCCCATCCACTTCCTGCCCGTGGCCACGGACCTGACGCGCGGCGAGTGCATGGCGCTGGAGCGGGGCCACGTGGCACAGGCGGTGCGCGCGAGCGGCTCGGCGCCCGGGATGTGGGCGCCCACGGTGGTGCCTCCCGCACGCTATGTGGACGGGGCCTTCACCAGCATGGTGCCCGCAAATGTCCTGGTGAGTGCGGGAGCGGACCTGGTGTTCTCCAGCAACATCTTCCCCTTCGGCGTGCGCGAGCCGGCGTGGATGCCGCAATCCCGAGCGGGACGCTTCCTGGCGAACCTCAATCCTGTATCAAGGGCGCTGGACCTGGTCGCCAGCGGTGTGTTGCTGTTGCATCGCAGCGGCGACGCGGAGAGCTTGATGGCGGACGTGAGTTACGACATCCAGTCAGCGGACACTCCGCTGAGGACGGCGATGGAGTTCACCAAGGCGCGAGACATCCTGGAGCGCGCCGCCACGGACGAGGCCCTGGCGGAGAGACTCACCGAGCTGAAGGCGCACTGGGAGGAGATGCGCGCGCACTGTGGCCCGAACGGCCGTCACCGCGGAGGCCAGCAGGCCGCATGA
- a CDS encoding 3-oxoacyl-ACP synthase III family protein: protein MIPVRILGTASLRPGPAVTTAELCARVGRDVDEVTRKTGIHTRHFAPPGTKAADVAARALKGALDAAGLEARLLKRIFCVSSMGGDVTTPATANRVAAALGLSGSCDAMDLSNACMGFLSAFDLAARSVATGLGPVGIVSVELLSRTTTPEDPRPYLVLGDAAAAAVLGTGRPGEGVLGVALGNDGSLPTDVVLENPHATGRLERMRFLTPSKEMTRVALDALVRATREVLDGAKVALRDVEWVLTHQPNGRMLDAVLDAMGVEAGRSVRVVDSLGSVGSASLPTCLDVLWRTKRLKPKDRVLLVGVGAGVAHGAVLYQVGG, encoded by the coding sequence ATGATTCCCGTGAGAATCCTGGGCACGGCGAGCCTGAGACCGGGCCCCGCCGTGACGACGGCCGAGCTGTGCGCGCGCGTGGGGCGGGATGTGGACGAGGTGACGCGCAAGACGGGCATCCACACGCGTCACTTCGCGCCGCCGGGCACGAAGGCCGCGGACGTGGCGGCGCGGGCGCTGAAGGGCGCGCTGGACGCGGCGGGGCTGGAGGCGCGCCTCCTCAAGCGCATCTTCTGCGTCAGCTCCATGGGCGGAGACGTCACCACGCCGGCCACGGCGAACCGGGTGGCCGCGGCGCTGGGGCTGTCGGGCAGCTGCGACGCGATGGACCTGAGCAACGCGTGCATGGGCTTCTTGAGCGCGTTCGACCTGGCGGCCCGCTCGGTGGCGACGGGGCTGGGGCCGGTGGGCATCGTCTCGGTGGAGCTCTTGTCGCGCACCACCACGCCGGAGGACCCCAGGCCCTACCTGGTGCTGGGGGACGCGGCGGCGGCGGCGGTGCTGGGGACGGGGCGCCCGGGCGAGGGCGTGCTGGGCGTGGCGCTGGGCAACGACGGCTCGCTGCCCACGGACGTGGTGTTGGAGAACCCGCATGCGACGGGCCGGCTGGAGCGGATGCGCTTTCTCACGCCCAGCAAGGAGATGACGCGGGTGGCGCTGGACGCGCTCGTGCGCGCGACGCGCGAGGTGCTCGACGGGGCGAAGGTGGCCCTGCGCGACGTGGAGTGGGTGCTGACGCACCAGCCCAACGGGCGGATGCTGGACGCGGTGCTGGACGCGATGGGCGTGGAGGCGGGCCGCAGCGTGCGCGTGGTGGACAGCTTGGGCAGCGTGGGCTCGGCGTCCCTGCCCACGTGCCTGGACGTGCTGTGGCGCACGAAGCGGCTGAAGCCCAAGGACCGCGTGCTGCTGGTGGGCGTGGGCGCGGGCGTCGCGCACGGCGCGGTGCTGTACCAGGTGGGGGGATGA
- a CDS encoding lysophospholipid acyltransferase family protein, producing MRRAGGLPLATWLGFFKLLQRYHRYEVVNLEPLLQPGAKLIVGYHGRPLALDLCMLTVTLHERLGYLPHGVAHGAFDRIPGMRAVVDGLGFVTGDDARLAQAVARGEHVLLQPGGTREGCRSFRHRYRVSWGERLGYLRLAVRYRLPIVPVGGSGMDDAYLGLNDGHALGRRVGMPARLPLWLGVGATGVWPLSLPFPVKMTQWVGEPLTRHLAPGFDASDRVSMLEAHGEVAGAVQALLDRARGRSPARMAGKAAV from the coding sequence ATGAGACGCGCCGGGGGTCTGCCCCTCGCCACGTGGCTGGGCTTCTTCAAGCTCCTCCAGCGCTACCACCGCTACGAGGTGGTGAACCTGGAGCCGCTGCTCCAACCCGGCGCGAAGCTCATCGTCGGCTACCACGGGCGGCCCCTGGCGTTGGACCTGTGCATGCTGACGGTGACGCTGCACGAGCGGCTGGGCTACCTGCCGCACGGCGTGGCGCACGGCGCGTTCGACCGCATCCCCGGCATGCGCGCCGTGGTGGACGGGCTGGGCTTCGTCACCGGCGATGACGCGCGGCTCGCCCAGGCGGTGGCCAGGGGCGAGCATGTGCTGCTGCAACCGGGTGGCACGCGCGAGGGGTGCCGCAGCTTCCGCCACCGCTACCGGGTGAGCTGGGGCGAGCGGCTGGGCTATCTGCGGTTGGCGGTGCGCTACCGGCTGCCCATCGTCCCCGTGGGTGGCAGCGGCATGGATGACGCGTACCTGGGGCTCAACGATGGCCATGCGCTGGGGCGGCGCGTGGGGATGCCCGCGCGGCTGCCGTTGTGGCTGGGGGTGGGGGCGACGGGCGTGTGGCCCTTGTCGCTGCCCTTCCCCGTGAAGATGACGCAGTGGGTGGGCGAGCCGCTCACGCGTCACCTGGCGCCGGGCTTCGACGCGAGCGACCGCGTGTCGATGTTGGAGGCGCACGGGGAAGTGGCGGGCGCCGTGCAGGCGCTGTTGGACCGGGCACGCGGCCGGAGCCCCGCGCGAATGGCAGGGAAGGCAGCGGTGTGA
- a CDS encoding SDR family NAD(P)-dependent oxidoreductase has product MKDSEGEPPDTQGRRWALILGVSSGTGAAIAHAVAKKPGLDVFGVHRGRYADNAAQVERQVREAGQRARLWQADASTPEAAEAGVLALREVAGPRSVKLFVHSIAGASVGRFLSEGEDRLHTRRIRRTFDTMAHSFVYWTQALVAADMLAPGARLLGLQNSLDQTHLSNTGLISASKAALEMYVRYLALELGGKGHRVNLLKFGTVLTPALKHVYSPEALARLEEAHARMNPAGRMCTVEEVADFVSVLVGDEAGWFNGATIDYSGGMTLRLLDLVLNP; this is encoded by the coding sequence ATGAAGGACTCGGAAGGGGAGCCCCCCGATACGCAGGGGCGACGTTGGGCGCTCATCCTGGGGGTCTCCTCGGGCACGGGCGCGGCGATTGCCCACGCGGTGGCGAAGAAGCCCGGGCTGGATGTCTTCGGGGTGCACCGGGGGCGCTACGCGGACAACGCGGCGCAGGTGGAGCGGCAGGTGCGGGAGGCCGGCCAGCGCGCGCGGCTGTGGCAGGCGGACGCGTCCACGCCCGAGGCGGCGGAGGCGGGTGTCCTGGCCCTGCGAGAGGTGGCGGGGCCACGCTCGGTGAAGCTCTTCGTCCACTCGATTGCGGGTGCCTCGGTGGGGCGCTTCCTGTCCGAGGGCGAGGACCGGCTGCACACGCGGCGCATCCGCCGGACGTTCGACACGATGGCGCACTCGTTCGTGTACTGGACGCAGGCGCTGGTGGCCGCGGACATGCTGGCGCCGGGCGCCAGGCTGCTCGGCCTGCAGAACTCCCTGGACCAGACGCACCTGTCGAACACGGGGCTCATCAGCGCGTCGAAGGCGGCGCTGGAGATGTACGTGCGCTACCTGGCGCTGGAGCTGGGCGGCAAGGGCCACCGGGTGAACCTGCTCAAGTTCGGCACGGTGCTCACGCCCGCGCTCAAGCACGTGTACTCACCCGAGGCGCTGGCCCGGCTGGAGGAGGCCCACGCGAGGATGAACCCCGCGGGGCGCATGTGCACGGTGGAGGAGGTGGCGGACTTCGTCAGCGTGCTCGTGGGCGACGAGGCGGGCTGGTTCAACGGCGCCACCATCGACTACAGCGGAGGCATGACGCTGCGGCTGCTGGATTTGGTGCTCAACCCGTGA
- a CDS encoding methyltransferase domain-containing protein encodes MSSGLKAGDVPLVTCPDCGGTLVFHGQEEEGRLAWGWLRCGGCGEPWPVKRGLARLYREDAVRGTDRLMRVIYDGLPALHDPLTTVLTPLLQSVSESKMRAGYLRRLELGALAPHADGTPLRILEVGVGAGANLPLIRRELVTGQEVEVWGVDLSEGMLGRCQQRLRKGSYPGVRLLMADGHTLPFRAGLFDRVLSVGGIGNYRDPAAGLRELARVAKPGTPVVVVDEQMDAGRRPSLFQRAAFRAMTFYTRDAHCPRELLPSRAEDVLEEQVSPFFYCLRFRMPEPVAVTG; translated from the coding sequence GTGTCTAGTGGATTGAAGGCAGGGGACGTCCCGCTGGTGACGTGTCCGGACTGCGGCGGGACGCTGGTGTTCCACGGCCAGGAGGAGGAAGGGCGCCTGGCGTGGGGCTGGCTGCGCTGCGGTGGCTGCGGCGAGCCGTGGCCGGTGAAGCGGGGCCTGGCGCGGCTGTATCGCGAGGACGCGGTGCGCGGCACGGACCGGCTGATGCGCGTCATCTACGACGGGCTGCCCGCGCTGCATGACCCGCTGACCACGGTGCTCACGCCGCTCCTCCAGTCGGTCTCCGAGTCGAAGATGCGCGCGGGCTACCTCCGGCGGCTGGAATTGGGCGCGCTCGCGCCGCACGCGGACGGGACGCCGCTGCGCATCCTGGAGGTGGGCGTGGGCGCGGGGGCGAACCTGCCGCTCATCCGCCGCGAGCTCGTCACGGGCCAGGAGGTGGAGGTGTGGGGCGTGGACCTGAGCGAGGGGATGCTGGGCCGCTGCCAGCAGCGCCTGCGCAAGGGGAGCTACCCGGGCGTGCGACTCTTGATGGCGGACGGACACACGCTGCCGTTCCGCGCGGGCCTGTTCGACCGCGTGCTGAGCGTGGGCGGCATCGGCAACTACCGGGACCCGGCCGCGGGCCTGCGGGAGCTCGCCCGCGTGGCGAAGCCGGGCACGCCCGTGGTGGTGGTGGACGAGCAGATGGACGCGGGCCGCCGCCCCTCGCTCTTCCAGCGCGCCGCCTTCCGCGCGATGACGTTCTACACGCGCGACGCGCACTGCCCCCGGGAGCTGTTGCCCTCGCGCGCCGAGGACGTGCTCGAGGAGCAGGTGTCGCCGTTCTTCTACTGCCTGCGCTTCCGGATGCCCGAGCCCGTGGCCGTCACGGGTTGA